From a region of the Constantimarinum furrinae genome:
- a CDS encoding AAA family ATPase, with amino-acid sequence MEHNSTFPIKLSELANLREEATSYLKGVSWEQGAKAKNRDKDQKDSSILLYLSKANGTHASEVISVSKTILSLKKRLLPDSVAIPLHLNEALYALQEGIATGIWLKDSYSDASGLTALNERKASFDASQRREYDSKMQTATAFMLYGIAYRILYDLKPVASEDLSVMKNKFAGIPELSLMSPVKGISCLLFYLDKYLNHPEIITSDKDVVDFTVVFFEAVITEIQLRIGALEYTETIVDRTYKLEKSEFAVSGWENVFEGTAKSVEFNKIQFEEIVGNRDAKHFARRLTERMLSYDFTAKKNPFQELGGFMPVFMGYGIPGTGKSMLIAAIATRLKKHCDELDIPFLFHPMPDTLISTFQGGSAEKMVQWMKPLQDPTKLIFAPIDDAENNLQERTAQGVSAGVKEVIGVFLRYTEGAYAVNYGNSSIGLFTNLPEMLDKAVISRVQGRFKIDGARTIPDFIDQDYLWWRKFEKTMPGFVNMSGPGDYTYLSDQGLAKNLGEILSNVERPSEEKVLEIYEQTEKKHKDTEHLFYAALFKNIQKAFPFFSSRDIRNIQSAVSLRLTDFDLPSEWFEDPSLYFRKDYDTKFTMLQDLMKQNMKGLNFSDIRKQEAIRYLDNVATIADTDFKRKVDQRVHDMNIQLEARRIFEEGDQ; translated from the coding sequence ATGGAACACAATTCAACTTTTCCTATAAAACTTTCCGAACTTGCCAATCTTCGCGAAGAAGCCACTTCCTATCTAAAAGGTGTTAGCTGGGAACAGGGTGCTAAAGCCAAAAACCGCGATAAGGATCAAAAAGACAGCTCTATACTTTTATACTTGTCTAAAGCCAATGGCACACATGCCAGTGAGGTGATCTCTGTTTCCAAAACCATACTCTCTCTAAAAAAACGTCTCCTACCCGATTCGGTTGCCATTCCGTTGCATTTAAATGAGGCGTTATATGCACTCCAAGAGGGCATTGCTACCGGTATCTGGTTAAAGGACAGCTACTCGGATGCATCAGGGCTTACTGCCCTTAATGAGCGAAAGGCAAGTTTCGATGCTTCTCAACGTCGTGAGTACGATTCGAAGATGCAAACCGCGACAGCCTTCATGCTATACGGAATCGCCTACCGCATTCTCTATGACCTAAAACCGGTGGCTTCCGAAGACCTGAGCGTGATGAAGAACAAATTTGCCGGGATCCCGGAGTTGTCCCTCATGTCACCTGTAAAGGGAATTTCCTGCCTGTTGTTCTATCTGGATAAATACCTTAATCATCCCGAGATCATTACTTCCGATAAAGACGTGGTCGACTTTACAGTAGTATTCTTTGAAGCTGTTATTACCGAAATACAGCTGCGAATCGGTGCGCTGGAATACACCGAAACCATAGTAGACCGCACCTATAAACTGGAGAAAAGCGAGTTTGCCGTTTCAGGTTGGGAAAATGTCTTTGAAGGCACGGCAAAAAGTGTGGAGTTCAATAAAATCCAGTTTGAAGAGATCGTGGGTAACCGCGATGCCAAGCACTTTGCCCGCAGACTTACCGAACGGATGTTGAGCTATGATTTTACCGCTAAAAAGAATCCTTTTCAGGAATTAGGTGGCTTTATGCCGGTTTTTATGGGCTATGGAATTCCGGGTACGGGGAAAAGCATGTTGATCGCTGCCATTGCCACCCGACTCAAAAAACATTGTGACGAACTGGATATCCCATTTCTGTTTCATCCCATGCCAGATACGCTCATCTCTACCTTTCAGGGAGGGTCGGCCGAAAAAATGGTTCAATGGATGAAGCCGCTGCAGGATCCCACCAAACTTATATTTGCCCCTATCGATGATGCCGAAAACAATCTGCAGGAGCGTACTGCACAAGGAGTATCTGCCGGGGTTAAGGAGGTTATAGGAGTGTTCCTGCGTTATACCGAAGGTGCCTACGCAGTAAACTATGGCAATAGTTCGATAGGACTGTTTACCAACCTTCCTGAAATGCTGGACAAGGCCGTGATTTCAAGAGTGCAGGGACGATTTAAGATCGATGGAGCCCGTACGATCCCCGATTTTATCGATCAGGATTATCTGTGGTGGAGAAAATTCGAAAAAACCATGCCCGGTTTTGTAAATATGAGCGGCCCGGGAGACTACACTTATCTCAGCGATCAAGGGCTTGCCAAGAATCTTGGAGAGATCCTGAGCAATGTAGAACGACCTTCGGAAGAAAAAGTGCTGGAGATCTACGAGCAGACCGAAAAGAAACACAAGGATACCGAGCATCTGTTCTACGCTGCGTTGTTTAAAAATATTCAAAAAGCATTTCCGTTCTTCTCTTCCCGTGACATCAGAAACATTCAGAGCGCTGTTTCCCTCCGTTTAACCGATTTCGACCTGCCTTCAGAATGGTTTGAAGACCCAAGCCTGTATTTCAGAAAAGATTACGACACCAAATTTACCATGCTGCAGGACTTGATGAAACAAAATATGAAAGGACTCAACTTTTCAGACATCAGAAAACAGGAGGCCATTCGATATCTCGACAATGTGGCAACAATAGCCGATACCGATTTTAAACGCAAAGTGGATCAGCGGGTGCATGATATGAACATTCAGCTGGAAGCACGAAGAATTTTTGAAGAAGGAGACCAATAA
- a CDS encoding ribonuclease HII, with protein sequence MLQLKLHHNLLECGTDEAGRGCLAGPVTAAAVILPDDFNHPFLTDSKQLSEKKRNELRRLIEKEAISFSVTHVMMEEIDQINILNASILGMHRAIDMLGVVPQFIAIDGNRFKPYQNIPYECVVKGDAKFLHIAAASILAKTYRDEYMSTLHEEFPEYQWIKNKGYPTAEHREAIRNLGPTPFHRKSFRLLPEQLRLDL encoded by the coding sequence ATGCTTCAGTTAAAGTTACATCACAATCTGTTAGAATGCGGGACCGACGAGGCAGGCAGGGGCTGTTTGGCAGGACCTGTTACTGCGGCTGCCGTTATACTTCCCGACGATTTCAATCATCCCTTCCTAACAGACTCCAAGCAGCTTTCAGAAAAAAAAAGAAATGAACTTAGAAGACTTATTGAAAAAGAAGCCATTAGTTTTAGTGTTACGCATGTAATGATGGAGGAGATCGACCAGATCAATATATTAAATGCTTCCATACTGGGAATGCATCGGGCGATTGACATGCTAGGTGTGGTGCCTCAATTTATTGCTATTGACGGAAACCGATTTAAACCTTATCAAAACATTCCTTATGAGTGTGTTGTAAAAGGTGATGCCAAATTTCTTCATATAGCCGCAGCGTCAATTCTTGCTAAAACTTATAGGGATGAATATATGAGTACACTTCACGAAGAGTTCCCGGAATACCAGTGGATTAAAAATAAAGGATACCCGACCGCCGAACATCGGGAAGCCATACGAAATCTGGGGCCTACCCCCTTTCACCGAAAAAGTTTCAGGCTTCTTCCGGAACAGCTCCGTTTGGATTTGTAG
- a CDS encoding DUF6638 family protein — translation MEKLKAAGLYGGGLISLSGALVKRYNECLAVLGLSPTTLPHFKVDAMGWSPEISEERKDPYYLNIGEANSNAILVSPQQEQLPVYMPFHSFDRDLIRAVFAAYRKEIKDITKDSAICIHLDQKMDAYHNPLDLLYYTKIEVTFKLINDLEKKQRQQLDLVAQFNEGNNFINRELHHKILKSARDHGDLRTRKLLLEVLNLPVSSFYTRAFGGVFILKDFIKPVMIFESTETFNTAIKDTSHDVLLYHIDHTELIETLQHHLIVERDLHKAARTDRYERIKKHLLSSHLSATEHPLNEILASQFLFKKYLNTLDPEVQKQLLSVERFNQRKIVERELKEDEVVPPMFLKALLAPHSALEEEHKELINTLICKMMPIDPLHLYWFDKQNFYSNYSQWNENYKDWVIDCILESHKTESV, via the coding sequence ATGGAAAAACTAAAGGCGGCGGGACTTTACGGTGGCGGACTCATTTCGCTTTCCGGGGCATTGGTAAAACGTTATAATGAATGTTTAGCCGTGTTGGGATTAAGCCCTACAACCCTTCCTCATTTTAAAGTGGACGCCATGGGCTGGAGTCCGGAGATTTCCGAAGAAAGAAAAGATCCGTATTACCTCAACATAGGCGAAGCAAACAGCAATGCCATACTGGTTTCCCCTCAACAGGAACAATTACCTGTTTATATGCCATTTCACAGTTTCGATCGCGATCTCATACGGGCCGTTTTTGCTGCGTACCGAAAGGAAATAAAAGATATTACAAAAGATTCGGCTATCTGTATCCATCTCGACCAGAAGATGGATGCCTATCACAATCCGTTGGATCTCTTGTATTACACTAAAATTGAAGTGACTTTTAAATTAATTAACGATCTGGAGAAAAAACAACGGCAACAGCTGGACTTGGTAGCTCAATTCAACGAAGGAAACAATTTTATAAACCGGGAGCTGCACCATAAAATATTGAAATCGGCCAGAGATCATGGAGATCTTCGCACACGAAAATTACTGCTGGAAGTTCTGAATCTCCCGGTAAGTTCATTTTATACCCGGGCATTTGGAGGTGTATTTATACTGAAAGACTTTATTAAACCTGTAATGATCTTCGAATCAACAGAAACTTTTAATACAGCCATTAAGGATACCAGTCATGATGTGTTGTTGTATCATATCGATCATACCGAGTTAATAGAAACCTTACAACACCACCTTATTGTGGAACGGGACCTTCATAAAGCTGCCAGAACCGATAGGTACGAACGCATAAAAAAACATTTACTCTCCTCCCATCTCAGCGCAACAGAACATCCTTTAAACGAGATCCTCGCCAGTCAGTTTCTTTTCAAAAAATATCTCAATACTTTGGATCCGGAAGTTCAGAAGCAATTGCTGAGTGTTGAGCGTTTTAACCAGCGTAAGATCGTAGAGCGGGAATTAAAGGAAGACGAAGTTGTTCCGCCCATGTTCTTAAAAGCCTTGTTGGCACCTCATTCGGCTTTGGAGGAAGAGCACAAAGAACTCATCAATACTCTTATATGTAAAATGATGCCCATAGACCCGCTCCATCTGTATTGGTTCGACAAGCAAAATTTTTACAGCAATTATAGCCAATGGAATGAAAACTATAAAGATTGGGTAATAGATTGTATCTTAGAATCTCATAAAACCGAAAGCGTATGA
- a CDS encoding coiled-coil domain-containing protein: protein MSDEFDLLETDSNSKQENVEVNWGKTVDQMKSKLAQEDDPEVRQKILNATLDDVVGMAEKDRSSLLDAIKDLTDYQDEVGIIFEKFSTLNAAEQKVIDSAQKRLERARIELEEAENVKDNWWNNLWGRKARIRKKQAELEAAQKEREGADMKAKQMFQERIESADIQTLLNELSYKSQAAVSRLKNREVEIKEVEDKLQDAIVEASNNHNKALEKKQETEQKLEEHYALLKVARQELEEVTDKQSPEYSDAIAKITQLEQKVEELEGLKNAYTTLAASKDSFVHKHNLTIKVLTSLRSNLQTHRAKLKSDTDERLKYYDGYVVALKARTDQEFAAILEHLGVKTDEHIGQTLAAMHTASAKARQEMMDNIPVHEKVMQGVYSSYAESLQEIREKDAEIQKDFANRYGIDMKEIFEEYYASDGNASSGKDNDPAPEKPKPSADDELLG, encoded by the coding sequence ATGTCCGATGAATTCGATCTATTAGAAACCGACTCTAACTCTAAACAGGAGAACGTAGAAGTTAATTGGGGAAAGACAGTCGACCAGATGAAGTCTAAACTGGCGCAAGAAGACGATCCCGAAGTGCGACAAAAGATCCTCAACGCTACTCTGGATGACGTAGTAGGTATGGCCGAAAAAGATCGCTCGTCACTACTCGATGCTATTAAAGACCTCACCGATTATCAGGATGAAGTCGGGATCATTTTCGAAAAGTTCTCTACCTTAAATGCTGCCGAGCAAAAGGTGATCGATAGCGCCCAAAAACGCCTGGAACGGGCTCGGATAGAACTGGAAGAGGCCGAAAATGTAAAAGACAACTGGTGGAACAACCTTTGGGGGCGCAAAGCGCGTATTCGAAAAAAGCAAGCCGAACTGGAAGCCGCACAAAAGGAACGTGAAGGTGCCGATATGAAAGCCAAACAAATGTTTCAGGAACGTATTGAAAGTGCCGATATTCAAACACTGCTTAATGAACTTTCATATAAGAGTCAGGCAGCTGTCTCCCGTCTTAAGAACCGGGAAGTTGAGATCAAGGAAGTGGAAGATAAGCTACAGGATGCCATTGTGGAAGCCAGTAACAACCACAACAAGGCTCTTGAAAAGAAACAGGAAACCGAGCAAAAGCTGGAAGAGCACTATGCCTTGCTAAAGGTAGCACGCCAGGAACTGGAGGAAGTAACCGACAAACAATCTCCCGAATATTCCGATGCCATTGCCAAGATCACTCAGCTGGAGCAAAAAGTGGAAGAGCTGGAAGGCCTTAAAAATGCTTATACCACATTGGCTGCAAGTAAAGACAGCTTTGTACACAAGCATAACCTAACTATAAAAGTACTTACCTCTCTACGCAGCAATCTGCAGACGCATCGTGCCAAATTAAAGAGTGACACCGACGAGCGTTTAAAATACTACGATGGCTATGTTGTTGCGTTAAAGGCGCGTACCGATCAAGAATTTGCCGCCATCCTGGAACATCTGGGAGTAAAAACCGACGAACATATTGGTCAGACGCTGGCCGCCATGCATACTGCAAGCGCCAAAGCGCGTCAGGAGATGATGGACAATATTCCGGTACACGAAAAAGTGATGCAGGGCGTATATTCCAGTTATGCCGAGTCCCTTCAGGAGATCCGTGAGAAAGATGCCGAAATTCAAAAGGATTTTGCCAATCGATACGGTATCGATATGAAAGAGATCTTTGAAGAATATTATGCTTCCGATGGGAATGCTTCTTCGGGAAAAGACAATGACCCGGCACCCGAAAAACCAAAACCTTCCGCTGACGATGAGTTGTTAGGATAG
- a CDS encoding response regulator translates to MPKSISFLFFLCLLACIPSLIAQGTEKTSSDTPKIQDSLKVIELHNSFTAIVDERITQSQFYLDTLQDIFTQTGSTLSNYYYHQDLGYLQFIKHDLESSVVHYKTAREIAKSNGWQQLEIASMIWLANHLYFQNETDTARSYYTTILNESAKIHYVDGIATGFTGLSYLTQDEEEVLTYLIKVDSVYHHYDTISPILSNAYGNIGKIYLDTYHNRNEAWAYFNRSFEMARKLNYVAGLRYMDKLLGEMALTDGNYEKAYHHFNSSYDLALEYNDTIEIARGLLNLSAVDLETGDAATATIKLQKALPMFTRLKDTVSMFYTRLSFAKSELMQNRSSVAKKHLDSAYSYKFHNPPISIKIDLLEAETEYYKAVGDYKTALEKQQAYDSLISIRTDQRNSDAFLALEKRYDTKKKEQEIALLRSKNELVESQKKNQRNILTGLLILAFLAGIIFFILYRNRQITHHKLQQLDKAKSTFFANISHEFKTPLTLIKGPLEDQIHSEKITVDQRKMLQTAHKNTVRLENLVSQLLALSKLESGHFKLKVQPGNFPAFLAALTEAFDFSSKEKNITLTSSINQDDSVDWFDRDALEKVIFNLLGNAIKYTSEGGSIGVHGERTGTNYTFTVKNTGSYISATALNNLFERFYQTHPQNPGTGIGLALTKELLDLHHGSIKVQSYEEGITAFSVSIPVSKEEYSQQEQLEESLQLGDEVAIFPSEAQSSHTSLTNEDAPLILIADDHQELRDYIASVFESEFRIVTASNGEIAFKLAKEEVPDIIISDVMMPGINGYELTQLCKTDEVTSHIPIILLTAKTEDQDKLTGIESGADAYIPKPFNSRLLKARVSNLLESRRKLQQRFSREVILTPKEIAISSTDEQFLDRLQSVLEKHITDPSFSADLFCSVMAMSRMQLHRKLKALSGQSTSEFLRTQRLKLAASLLKQKKNTVADVAYACGFNDPSYFGKCFKQEFGCTPTEYISA, encoded by the coding sequence ATGCCCAAATCAATATCTTTCCTTTTTTTTCTCTGTCTGCTTGCTTGTATTCCCTCGCTTATTGCACAGGGAACAGAAAAGACGTCCAGTGATACCCCAAAAATTCAGGATTCCCTGAAGGTGATCGAACTTCACAACAGTTTTACAGCTATAGTAGACGAAAGGATTACGCAGTCGCAGTTCTATCTCGATACGCTTCAGGATATATTTACTCAAACCGGCTCGACGCTCTCCAATTACTATTACCATCAGGACCTGGGATATCTTCAGTTTATTAAGCACGATCTCGAATCCTCGGTCGTACATTACAAAACCGCCAGGGAAATCGCCAAAAGTAACGGTTGGCAACAACTTGAAATTGCCAGTATGATCTGGCTTGCTAATCATTTATATTTTCAGAATGAAACCGATACAGCGAGAAGCTATTACACTACGATTTTAAACGAATCGGCGAAAATTCATTATGTCGATGGTATTGCGACAGGCTTCACGGGTCTTTCCTATCTCACTCAGGATGAAGAAGAAGTGCTAACATACCTAATAAAAGTAGATTCGGTATATCATCATTACGATACCATTAGTCCTATTTTGTCCAATGCATATGGCAACATTGGAAAGATCTATCTCGACACCTACCACAACAGGAATGAAGCCTGGGCCTATTTTAACCGGTCATTCGAAATGGCTCGCAAACTAAACTACGTAGCCGGATTAAGATATATGGATAAATTACTTGGAGAAATGGCGCTCACCGATGGAAATTATGAAAAAGCCTATCATCATTTTAACAGCTCCTACGATTTGGCATTAGAATATAACGACACTATAGAAATTGCCAGAGGGTTACTCAACCTTTCCGCTGTAGATCTGGAAACCGGTGATGCGGCGACTGCTACTATCAAGCTGCAAAAAGCATTGCCCATGTTCACCCGACTAAAAGATACAGTTTCTATGTTTTACACCCGGTTGTCGTTTGCAAAATCGGAACTAATGCAAAACCGAAGTTCGGTTGCAAAAAAACACCTTGACAGTGCATATAGTTATAAATTTCACAATCCGCCTATCTCCATCAAGATCGATCTGCTGGAAGCAGAGACCGAATACTACAAAGCGGTAGGAGACTATAAGACAGCACTAGAAAAACAACAAGCTTACGACAGTCTTATTTCAATTCGAACAGACCAACGAAATAGCGACGCTTTCCTGGCATTGGAAAAAAGATACGATACCAAAAAAAAGGAACAGGAAATCGCATTGTTACGCTCGAAAAATGAACTTGTTGAATCACAAAAGAAAAACCAACGAAACATCCTCACTGGACTGCTTATCCTCGCTTTTCTCGCCGGAATCATCTTCTTTATTCTATATAGAAATCGCCAAATAACACATCATAAACTTCAGCAACTTGATAAGGCTAAATCAACTTTTTTTGCAAATATTTCTCATGAATTCAAAACACCGCTCACCCTAATTAAAGGACCGTTGGAAGATCAAATACACAGTGAGAAGATTACGGTTGATCAGCGCAAAATGCTTCAAACTGCTCATAAAAATACCGTCCGACTCGAAAATCTGGTGTCCCAACTATTGGCTTTGTCAAAATTGGAAAGCGGCCATTTTAAGCTGAAAGTGCAGCCCGGAAACTTTCCTGCTTTTCTGGCTGCCTTAACTGAAGCTTTTGATTTCAGTAGTAAAGAAAAGAACATAACATTAACTTCTTCAATCAACCAGGATGATAGTGTGGATTGGTTTGACCGAGATGCTTTGGAAAAGGTCATTTTTAACCTCCTGGGAAATGCTATAAAATATACTTCGGAAGGAGGATCGATAGGCGTACATGGCGAACGTACCGGAACGAACTACACATTCACCGTTAAAAACACCGGTAGTTATATCTCAGCAACGGCACTAAACAACCTGTTTGAAAGATTTTACCAAACCCATCCGCAGAATCCGGGAACGGGTATCGGACTTGCGCTCACAAAAGAATTATTGGACCTTCATCACGGTTCTATTAAAGTGCAAAGTTATGAAGAGGGAATCACGGCGTTTTCGGTGAGCATTCCGGTTTCAAAAGAGGAATATTCACAACAGGAGCAACTGGAAGAATCACTTCAACTAGGAGACGAGGTCGCTATATTTCCTTCCGAAGCACAATCTTCACATACATCACTTACCAATGAAGATGCGCCCTTGATCCTTATAGCAGACGATCATCAAGAACTTCGGGATTATATAGCCTCCGTATTTGAATCTGAATTTAGAATAGTTACAGCTTCTAATGGTGAAATTGCGTTTAAGTTGGCTAAAGAAGAAGTTCCCGATATAATAATCAGCGATGTGATGATGCCAGGGATCAATGGGTACGAACTTACTCAGCTATGTAAAACAGATGAGGTCACCTCTCATATTCCCATCATTCTTTTAACGGCTAAAACAGAAGATCAAGATAAATTAACCGGAATAGAATCGGGCGCCGACGCCTATATTCCAAAACCTTTCAATTCACGATTATTAAAAGCCAGAGTTTCAAATTTACTTGAGAGCAGACGAAAACTTCAACAGCGCTTTTCCCGTGAAGTGATTCTCACCCCAAAGGAGATCGCAATTTCATCGACAGACGAACAGTTTTTGGATAGACTACAGTCCGTTTTGGAAAAGCACATAACAGATCCATCCTTTTCGGCAGATCTATTTTGTTCTGTAATGGCCATGAGCAGAATGCAGCTTCACAGAAAGCTTAAAGCTTTAAGCGGTCAGTCGACCAGCGAATTTCTGCGAACTCAGCGTTTAAAGTTGGCTGCTTCTCTCTTAAAACAAAAAAAGAATACCGTAGCTGATGTAGCCTATGCCTGCGGATTTAATGACCCATCTTACTTCGGAAAATGCTTTAAACAAGAGTTTGGCTGCACTCCTACCGAATATATTTCAGCATAG
- a CDS encoding putative porin — MRNTLLLLLSLIASAGVYSQDISSEKPEKPSIELYKIISADRDTTYVDTTLTIQKEYKFNYLRKDNFELLPFSNVGQTYNSLAYDFESQTLKPGFAAQSHHFAYLDIEDINYYHVPTPLTELYFKTAFEQGQQMDGFFTVNTSEQFNFSVAYKGVRSLGNYQHILASTGNFRFTTNYHTKNNRYRLRAHMTAQDVLNQENGGLTPNSLALFMNDDSEFEDRGRLDVNFDNAENKLEGLRFYGDHQYELISKKDSLNYTVLTLGNALSYEDKFYEYRQNAPYSPLGVSFKTENLLDKVTLEDFNAQAYARFDNAILGSITGFIGYTDYNYGYDAVLIFDDNRIGNRIKGNLIHAGAAYKKQYRGFELSGKGAINISGDLDGNYLTAAASFAFNEVNKVKASVNIHSVAPNFNFLLFQSDYVNYNWQNDFNNVKTQELKFELTSEKLINASVSYTGIDDYTYFGIKANDSTPTPMQFGERVDYLKVKVEKEIRYKNFALANTILFQQAVSGDAVFNVPQIITRQSLYYQDHWFKKALFLQTGINFKYFSEYNMNAYDPVLAEFYVQNEQKLGGFPMVDLFFNAKVRQTRIYIKYEHINALFGNSNDYFSAPGYPFRDAVIRFGLVWNFFL; from the coding sequence ATGAGGAACACACTTTTGCTACTTCTCAGTTTAATTGCTTCGGCAGGAGTGTATTCGCAGGATATTTCTTCAGAAAAACCTGAAAAACCATCCATTGAACTCTATAAGATCATTTCAGCAGATAGGGATACAACCTATGTTGATACCACACTTACTATCCAAAAGGAATATAAATTCAATTATCTGCGGAAGGACAATTTCGAACTGCTTCCTTTCTCAAATGTCGGTCAGACCTACAATTCATTGGCATACGATTTCGAATCACAAACCCTAAAACCAGGTTTTGCGGCTCAATCTCATCATTTTGCCTATCTGGATATTGAAGATATTAACTATTATCACGTTCCGACTCCGCTTACCGAATTGTATTTCAAGACCGCCTTCGAACAGGGTCAGCAAATGGACGGGTTTTTTACCGTGAATACCAGCGAACAGTTTAATTTTTCGGTGGCATATAAAGGAGTACGTTCTTTGGGTAATTATCAACACATTCTCGCCAGCACAGGAAATTTCAGATTTACAACCAATTATCATACAAAAAATAATCGCTATAGATTAAGAGCTCATATGACGGCTCAGGATGTTTTGAATCAGGAAAATGGCGGACTCACTCCAAATTCATTGGCCTTATTTATGAATGATGACTCCGAATTTGAGGATCGCGGCAGATTGGATGTAAATTTTGACAACGCCGAAAATAAACTTGAAGGACTGCGATTCTATGGAGACCATCAATACGAATTGATCTCCAAAAAAGACAGTCTAAATTATACAGTTCTTACCTTAGGAAATGCCCTGAGTTACGAAGATAAATTCTACGAATACCGACAGAATGCCCCTTATAGTCCGTTGGGGGTTTCCTTTAAGACTGAAAACCTGCTGGATAAAGTAACACTGGAAGATTTCAACGCACAGGCATATGCCAGATTCGACAATGCCATTTTGGGGAGCATTACCGGATTTATTGGTTATACAGATTACAATTATGGTTATGATGCGGTGTTGATCTTTGATGATAACCGAATTGGAAACCGGATAAAAGGAAACCTGATTCACGCGGGAGCGGCTTATAAAAAGCAGTATCGCGGATTTGAACTATCGGGAAAGGGGGCGATAAATATTTCGGGCGACCTGGATGGAAACTACCTCACTGCAGCTGCTTCGTTTGCCTTTAATGAGGTTAATAAGGTAAAGGCCTCGGTCAATATACATTCGGTTGCACCTAACTTTAATTTTTTGCTGTTCCAGAGTGACTATGTGAATTACAACTGGCAAAATGATTTTAACAATGTAAAGACACAGGAACTTAAGTTTGAACTTACTTCAGAAAAGCTTATCAATGCCAGCGTGAGCTATACGGGAATAGACGATTATACCTATTTTGGAATAAAAGCCAACGATTCTACTCCCACACCCATGCAATTTGGAGAACGGGTGGACTATCTAAAAGTAAAGGTCGAAAAGGAAATACGGTATAAGAATTTTGCTTTGGCCAATACCATCCTTTTCCAACAAGCGGTAAGTGGAGATGCGGTGTTTAATGTACCTCAGATCATCACGAGACAATCCTTATATTATCAGGACCATTGGTTTAAAAAGGCACTGTTTCTACAAACCGGAATTAATTTTAAGTATTTTTCTGAATATAACATGAATGCCTACGATCCGGTGTTGGCAGAATTCTATGTTCAAAATGAACAAAAATTAGGCGGATTTCCTATGGTAGACCTGTTTTTTAATGCCAAGGTGCGACAAACCCGTATCTACATTAAATACGAACATATTAATGCACTCTTCGGAAACTCTAATGATTACTTTTCCGCGCCGGGTTATCCTTTTCGCGATGCAGTTATTCGATTTGGACTCGTTTGGAACTTCTTTTTATAG